From the genome of Streptococcus oralis:
AAACTTTCCTCAAGAAACATGAGGTTTCCAAGGGACTTTTGGCCAAGATTAAGTTTCGAGGCGGGGCTATACGGGTCAATGGCCAACCTCAAAATGCGACGTATCTGTTAGATATCGGAGATAGGGTTACCATCGATATTCCAGCTGAGGAAGGATTTGAGAGCCTTGAAGCCATTGATCGACCACTCGATATCTTGTATGAGGATGATCATTTTCTGGTTTTAAATAAGCCTTATGGAGTAGCATCCATCCCCAGTGTCAATCATTCCAATACCATTGCCAATTTTATCAAGGGCTACTATGTTAAACAGGAATATGAAAATCAGCAAGTTCACATCGTGACTAGGCTTGATAGAGATACTTCTGGTTTGATGCTTTTTGCCAAGCACGGCTACGCTCATGCACGTTTAGACAAGCAGTTGCAACGAAAGTCTATCGAAAAACGTTACTTTGCTTTGGTTAAAGGAGCTGGTGTCTTGGAGCCTGAAGGGGAGATTATTGCCCCGATTGCGCGTGATGTGGACTCCATTATCACAAGACGGGTTGCCAAAGGTGGGAAATACGCCCATACATCTTACAAAGTTGTCGCGTCTTATGGAAATATTCACCTAGTCGATATTCGTCTTCATACTGGGCGAACTCATCAGATACGAGTGCATTTTTCTCATATCGGTTTTCCTTTGTTGGGAGACGATCTCTATGGAGGCAGCTTAGACGACGGTATCCAACGTCAGGCTCTGCATTGCCATTATTTATCTTTTTATCATCCCTTTCTAGAGCAAGATTTGCAACTAGAAAGCCCCTTGCCGGATGATTTCAGCAATCTTATTACTCAGTTATCAACTAATACTCTTTAAAAATTGTTTGGAGTATAATTTATTTTCTTAAAGGAGAAAACTCATGGAAGTTTTTGAAAGTCTCAAAGCCAACCTGGTTGGCAAAAATGCTCGTATCGTTCTCCCTGAAGGGGAAGAGCCACGTATTCTTCAAGCGACAAAACGCTTAGTAAAAGAAACAGAAGTAATCCCTGTTTTGCTTGGAAATCCTGAAAAAATTAAAATTTATCTTGAAATTGAAGGAATCATGGATGGTTATGAAGTCATTGACCCTCAACACTATCCTCGATTTGAAGAAATGGTTGCTGCTTTAGTAGAGCGTCGTAAGGGCAAAATGACTGAAGAAGAAGCGCGCAAAGTTTTGGTTGAAGATGTCAACTACTTTGGTGTGATGCTAGTCTACTTGGGCTTGGTTGACGGTATGGTATCTGGTGCGATTCACTCAACTGCTTCAACAGTTCGCCCAGCCCTACAAATCATTAAAACTCGACCAAACGTAACTCGTACTTCAGGTGCCTTCCTCATGGTACGCGGTACGGAACGTTACCTATTTGGAGACTGTGCCATTAATATCAATCCAGATGCGGAAGCCTTGGCTGAAATTGCCATCAACTCAGCAATCACAGCTAAGATGTTTGGTATTGAACCTAAAATTGCTATGCTAAGCTATTCTACTAAAGGTTCAGGTTTTGGTGAAAGTGTTGACAAGGTAGTGGAAGCTACAAAAATTGCTCACGACTTGCGTCCCGACCTTGAGATTGATGGTGAGTTGCAATTTGACGCTGCCTTTGTTCCTGAAACTGCAGCTCTAAAAGCTCCAGGAAGTAATGTAGCTGGTCAAGCAAATGTCTTTGTCTTCCCAGGTATCGAAGCCGGAAATATTGGGTACAAGATGGCAGAACGTCTCGGTGGTTTTGCGGCTGTAGGACCTGTTTTGCAAGGTTTGAACAAGCCTGTTAACGACCTTTCTCGTGGATGTAATGCAGATGATGTTTACAAGTTGACCCTTATCACAGCAGCTCAAGCAGTTCATCAATAAGATTTAGTCCTCTTTCCCATGGGAAGAGGCTTTTTAGTACTGAGAAAAGGACAGTTAGAAGCTTCTATGTTATACTAGATATATGTTAGATTTGAAAGAATACGGTATCGTCATGTGGCCGGAGGAGAAGATTATTTCTTTTCGTGAAAAACTCCTCAACTGGTATGATGAAAACAAAAGAGATTTACCCTGGCGTAGAAGTAAAAATCCTTATCATATCTGGGTATCTGAAATCATGCTTCAGCAGACCAGGGTGGATACAGTTATTCCCTACTACGAACGATTCTTGGACTGGTTTCCAACAGTTGAAAGTTTGGCCAATGCCCCTGAAGAACGTTTGTTGAAGGCTTGGGAGGGATTGGGCTATTATTCTCGAGTGCGCAATATGCAGGCTGCAGCCCAGCAGATTATGACTGACTTTGGGGGGCAATTTCCAAATACCTATGAAGGAATTTCTAGTTTAAAAGGGATTGGCCCTTACACTGCGGGAGCTATTTCCAGTATCGCTTTTAATTTGCCTGAGCCAGCGGTTGATGGCAATGTCATGCGGGTTTTGGCACGCTTGTTTGAGGTTGATCATGATATCGGAGTTCCCAGCAATCGCAAAATTTTTCAGGCAATGATGGAAATCTTGATTGACCCGAAACGACCAGGTGACTTTAACCAAGCTCTGATGGATTTAGGGTCTGACATAGAGGCTCCAGTTAACCCTCGACCAGAAGAAAGCCCTGTTAAGGACTTTAGCGCAGCCTATCAGAATGGGACTATGGATGTATATCCAATCAAAGAGCCCAAGAAAAAGCCCCTCCCAATCTATCTCAAGGCTTTGGTTGTACGCAATGACCGTGGGCAATATTTACTAGAGAAAAATGAAAGCGAGAAACTGCTAGCCGGTTTTTGGCATTTCCCCTTGATCGAAGTTGATGATTTCTCAAGTGATGACGATCAGCTAGATCTCTTTTCACAAGTCAAAGAGGAAAGCAGAGCATTTGGACCAAGCCCTCAAGAAAACTTTGAGCAAGATTATGATTTAGAAGTGAATTGGTCCCAGCAAGTATTTGACCAGGTCAAGCATGTATTTAGTCATCGGAAATGGCATATTCAAATCATCGCTGGTCAAGTGACGGAAACAAAACAGTTTTCTGACAGAGAAATTCGCTGGGTTTCTCCTCAGGAGTTTTCTGATTATCCACTTGCGAAACCTCAACAAAAAATTTGGCAGGCTTATAAAACAAATCTTGAAGATGAAGGCCTACAGTAGCCATTTGTGCCTTCTTTACATTTTTTTGTTATAATAGATAAAGAAAAGGTGATAAAATGAAAAAAATATTAATTGTAGATGATGAGAAACCAATCTCAGATATTATTAAGTTTAATATGGCCAAGGAAGGTTATGAAGTTGTAACAGCCTTCAATGGTCGTGAGGCAATCGAGCTATTTGAAGCTGAGCAACCGGATATTATTATCCTCGACTTGATGCTACCTGAAATTGATGGTTTAGAAGTTGCTAAAGCTATTCGTAAGACTAGTAGCGTGCCGATTATCATGCTATCAGCTAAGGATAGCGAATTTGACAAGGTTATTGGTTTAGAGTTAGGTGCAGATGATTATGTTACAAAACCTTTCTCAAACCGTGAGTTGCAGGCTCGTGTTAAGGCCCTTCTTCGTCGTACCGATCTAGTTTCAGTAGATAACCAAGAGTCTGATGAGAAGAAGACGCAACCTTTACAAATTGGTGATTTGGAAATCGTTCCAGATGCTTACGTGGCAAAGAAATATGGTGAGGAATTAGATTTAACCCACCGTGAGTTTGAACTCTTGTATCACTTGGCGTCTCATATTGGTCAAGTGATTACACGTGAACACTTGCTTGAGACTGTATGGGGTTATGACTATTTTGGTGATGTTCGTACTGTGGACGTGACCATTAGACGCTTGCGTGAGAAAATAGAAGATACTCCAAGTCGTCCAGAGTACATTCTCACACGTCGTGGTGTTGGATACTATATGAGAAATAATGATTGAAGATATTAGACAAACTATTCTGACCAGCGATTTTATCTTTATCTTGATTTTACTGGGTTTTATCTTGGTGGTAACCTTGCTGTTATTGGAAAATCGTCGGGATAATATCCGTCTGAAGGAGATAAATCAAAAGGTTAAGGACTTGATTGCAGGTGATTATTCTCAAGTTTTGGACTTGCAAGGAAGTACAGAAATCACCAATATCACCAATAATCTGAACGATTTGTCAGAAGTAATTCGTTTGACCCAAGAAAATCTGGAACAAGAGAGTAAACGATTAAATAGTATTCTTTCTTATATGACAGATGGCGTTCTTGCGACTAATCGCCGTGGCCAGATTACTATGATCAACGATATGGCAAAGAAACAGCTCGGTGTGCAGAAAGAAGATGTTCTTAATAAAAGCATTCTCGAATTGCTTAAGATAGAAGATGAGTATGAGCTGCGTGACCTGATTACACAGATTCCTGAGTTGACGATTGACTCCCAGGATGTAAATGGGGAATACCTGAGCCTTCGTGTACGTTTTGCTCTGGTTCGTCGTGAGTCGGGTTTCATCTCTGGTTTGGTTGCCGTTTTACATGATACGACCGAGCAGGAAAAGGAAGAGCGTGAGCGAAGACTCTTCGTTTCGAACGTGAGTCATGAGTTGCGGACTCCTTTGACCAGTGTTAAATCTTATCTTGAAGCCTTGGACGAGGGAGCTCTGTATGATCCTGTTGCTCCTGATTTTATCAAGGTTTCACTCGATGAAACCAACCGTATGATGCGGATGGTGACAGATCTCTTACATCTCTCTCGTATTGATAATGCGACTACTCAGTTGGATGTGGAGTTGATTAACTTTACAGCCTTTATCACCTTTATCCTCAACCGCTTTGATAAGATGAGAAGTCAGGATGACGAGAAAAAATATGAACTTGTTAGAGATTACCCTATTAATTCAGTTTGGATCGAGATTGATACCGATAAGATGACTCAGGTGATTGATAATATTCTTAACAATGCCATCAAGTACTCACCAGATGGTGGGAAAATTACTGTCAGCATGAAAACCACTGATGACCAGATGATTTTATCTATCAAAGACCAAGGTCTAGGTATTCCAAAACAAGATTTGCCGAAGATATTTGACCGTTTTTATCGTGTGGATCGCGCAAGAAGTCGTGCACAAGGTGGAACTGGGCTAGGTCTAGCCATCGCCAAAGAAATCATCAAACAACACAATGGCTTTATTTGGGCCAAAAGTGAATACGGTAAGGGCTCAACCTTTACCATCGTGCTCCCTTATGATAAGGATGCCGTAAAAGAAGAAATATGGGAGGACGAAATAGAAGACTAGAATGAGTGAAAAAGGCTTTAAATACAGTATTTTAGCATCAGGTTCCAGTGGAAATTCCTTTTATCTGGAAACCCCAAAAAAGAAAATCCTAGTAGATGCGGGCTTGTCTGGTAAGAAAATTTCAAGTCTGCTAGCTGAAATTAATCGCAAACCTGAAGATCTGGATGCGATTCTGATTACGCATGAGCACTCAGACCATATCCATGGGGTCGGTGTCTTGGCTCGTAAATATGGCATGGATCTTTACGCCAATGAAAAGACTTGGCAGGCTATGGAAAATAGTAAGTACCTCGGCAAGGTGGACTCTTCGCAGAAGCATATTTTTGAAATGGGAAAAACCAAAACTTTTGGTGATATCGACATTGAGAGTTTTGGTGTCAGTCATGATGCGGCAGCACCACAGTTTTACCGATTTATGAAAGACGACAAGAGCTTCGTCATGCTGACCGATACAGGTTATGTAAGTGACCGTATGGCAGGAATTGTCGAGAATGCGGACGGCTACCTCATCGAGTCCAACCACGATGTGGAGATTTTGCGAGCAGGATCTTACGCTTGGCGTCTCAAACAGCGAATTCTATCGGATCTCGGTCACCTTTCTAACGAAGACGGTGCTGAGGCCATGATTCGTGCAATGGGAAATCGAACAAAGAAAATCTATCTTGGTCACTTGTCCAAAGAGAACAATATCAAGGAGCTGGCTCATATGACTATGGTCAACCAGCTAGCCCAAGCGGATCTGGGAGTCGGAGTAGACTTTAAGGTTTATGATACCTCACCAGATACTGCAACACCATTGACAGATATATAAAAAAGAAGGCGAGTGCCTTCTTTTGTTTTGTACTTTGTCAGGAATTTAGTGTGGTATAATGATTAAAAAAACTAAAGGAGTAGCAGTGTGAAGAGAAAATGGCTATTAAAGGATTACTATGACACAACGATTATCATACTTGCATTGATATCCGTTGTCCTTGTCTTGCTTGGATTTGCTGAGATGATTGATTTGGATAATCCACCCTATAGTATTATTGACTTACTACTTTGGTTTATCTTTGTGGTGGATTATGGCTGGCGTTTCTTTACAAGTAAGGAAAAGTGGCGATTTCTTCTTGAAAATATTTTTGACTTGCTAGCTATCCTTCCTTTGAATGCTATTTTTACAGTATTTCGATTAGGGCGAATCTTCCGCTTAGCAAGGCTGACAAAATTACTGAAACTAACTCGTCTTTTAAGAGTCGTTGGATTGACTGGCAAGTTGGAAAAGAAGGTTGGAAAACTCTTACGAACAAATGGCTTACTTTATATTTTCTATCTCAATTCCTTTATTGTACTGGTAGGTAGTTCAATTTTATCTGTTGTTGAAGAAAAATCATTCTCAGATAGTCTTTGGTGGGCGCTTGTGACTGTAACGACTGTTGGTTATGGAGATATTGTTCCTGCGTCGATTTTTGGGAAGTGGTTAGCTGTTTTACTAATGCTTGTTGGTATTGGCACAATAGGGATGTTAACGAGTGCCTTGACAAACTTTTTTGTAAAGGATAATCCATTTGATCAGATAAAGCTTGATAAACTTCAAGACGAATTAATAACTCAAAGAATATTACTAGAGAAACAATCTGAGAAGATAGAAGAACTGCATAGAATGATACAAGACTTGCTTGAAAAAAAGTAATTTAGACTATACAAAAACCACTCGACGAGTGGTTTTTTACAATCCTGCAAATTCTTTGATTTCTTGTGCGGACATAGAAGAGTCGCAACGGACATTGATTTGGCCATCTGCAATGTGAACGAAGCCTGGTACAGTTGGAATTC
Proteins encoded in this window:
- the yycF gene encoding response regulator YycF, producing MKKILIVDDEKPISDIIKFNMAKEGYEVVTAFNGREAIELFEAEQPDIIILDLMLPEIDGLEVAKAIRKTSSVPIIMLSAKDSEFDKVIGLELGADDYVTKPFSNRELQARVKALLRRTDLVSVDNQESDEKKTQPLQIGDLEIVPDAYVAKKYGEELDLTHREFELLYHLASHIGQVITREHLLETVWGYDYFGDVRTVDVTIRRLREKIEDTPSRPEYILTRRGVGYYMRNND
- a CDS encoding RluA family pseudouridine synthase yields the protein MRFEFTADEHVKVKTFLKKHEVSKGLLAKIKFRGGAIRVNGQPQNATYLLDIGDRVTIDIPAEEGFESLEAIDRPLDILYEDDHFLVLNKPYGVASIPSVNHSNTIANFIKGYYVKQEYENQQVHIVTRLDRDTSGLMLFAKHGYAHARLDKQLQRKSIEKRYFALVKGAGVLEPEGEIIAPIARDVDSIITRRVAKGGKYAHTSYKVVASYGNIHLVDIRLHTGRTHQIRVHFSHIGFPLLGDDLYGGSLDDGIQRQALHCHYLSFYHPFLEQDLQLESPLPDDFSNLITQLSTNTL
- a CDS encoding potassium channel family protein, producing MKRKWLLKDYYDTTIIILALISVVLVLLGFAEMIDLDNPPYSIIDLLLWFIFVVDYGWRFFTSKEKWRFLLENIFDLLAILPLNAIFTVFRLGRIFRLARLTKLLKLTRLLRVVGLTGKLEKKVGKLLRTNGLLYIFYLNSFIVLVGSSILSVVEEKSFSDSLWWALVTVTTVGYGDIVPASIFGKWLAVLLMLVGIGTIGMLTSALTNFFVKDNPFDQIKLDKLQDELITQRILLEKQSEKIEELHRMIQDLLEKK
- the mutY gene encoding A/G-specific adenine glycosylase; this encodes MLDLKEYGIVMWPEEKIISFREKLLNWYDENKRDLPWRRSKNPYHIWVSEIMLQQTRVDTVIPYYERFLDWFPTVESLANAPEERLLKAWEGLGYYSRVRNMQAAAQQIMTDFGGQFPNTYEGISSLKGIGPYTAGAISSIAFNLPEPAVDGNVMRVLARLFEVDHDIGVPSNRKIFQAMMEILIDPKRPGDFNQALMDLGSDIEAPVNPRPEESPVKDFSAAYQNGTMDVYPIKEPKKKPLPIYLKALVVRNDRGQYLLEKNESEKLLAGFWHFPLIEVDDFSSDDDQLDLFSQVKEESRAFGPSPQENFEQDYDLEVNWSQQVFDQVKHVFSHRKWHIQIIAGQVTETKQFSDREIRWVSPQEFSDYPLAKPQQKIWQAYKTNLEDEGLQ
- the vicK gene encoding cell wall metabolism sensor histidine kinase VicK; the protein is MIEDIRQTILTSDFIFILILLGFILVVTLLLLENRRDNIRLKEINQKVKDLIAGDYSQVLDLQGSTEITNITNNLNDLSEVIRLTQENLEQESKRLNSILSYMTDGVLATNRRGQITMINDMAKKQLGVQKEDVLNKSILELLKIEDEYELRDLITQIPELTIDSQDVNGEYLSLRVRFALVRRESGFISGLVAVLHDTTEQEKEERERRLFVSNVSHELRTPLTSVKSYLEALDEGALYDPVAPDFIKVSLDETNRMMRMVTDLLHLSRIDNATTQLDVELINFTAFITFILNRFDKMRSQDDEKKYELVRDYPINSVWIEIDTDKMTQVIDNILNNAIKYSPDGGKITVSMKTTDDQMILSIKDQGLGIPKQDLPKIFDRFYRVDRARSRAQGGTGLGLAIAKEIIKQHNGFIWAKSEYGKGSTFTIVLPYDKDAVKEEIWEDEIED
- a CDS encoding MBL fold metallo-hydrolase; translation: MSEKGFKYSILASGSSGNSFYLETPKKKILVDAGLSGKKISSLLAEINRKPEDLDAILITHEHSDHIHGVGVLARKYGMDLYANEKTWQAMENSKYLGKVDSSQKHIFEMGKTKTFGDIDIESFGVSHDAAAPQFYRFMKDDKSFVMLTDTGYVSDRMAGIVENADGYLIESNHDVEILRAGSYAWRLKQRILSDLGHLSNEDGAEAMIRAMGNRTKKIYLGHLSKENNIKELAHMTMVNQLAQADLGVGVDFKVYDTSPDTATPLTDI
- the pta gene encoding phosphate acetyltransferase → MEVFESLKANLVGKNARIVLPEGEEPRILQATKRLVKETEVIPVLLGNPEKIKIYLEIEGIMDGYEVIDPQHYPRFEEMVAALVERRKGKMTEEEARKVLVEDVNYFGVMLVYLGLVDGMVSGAIHSTASTVRPALQIIKTRPNVTRTSGAFLMVRGTERYLFGDCAININPDAEALAEIAINSAITAKMFGIEPKIAMLSYSTKGSGFGESVDKVVEATKIAHDLRPDLEIDGELQFDAAFVPETAALKAPGSNVAGQANVFVFPGIEAGNIGYKMAERLGGFAAVGPVLQGLNKPVNDLSRGCNADDVYKLTLITAAQAVHQ